From the genome of Variovorax sp. RA8, one region includes:
- a CDS encoding transglycosylase SLT domain-containing protein codes for MKFILAACLAGSLLLAGCASTTGTGSSASPPLDTASTASTASGPAAAPVYPGGALTPITSGTTRSRSVVTLAPPADMWDRIRRGFKMPDLDNELVRDREQWYASRPDYMQRMTERSSRYIFHIVEELERRDMPTELALLPYIESAFNPQAVSSAKAAGMWQFMPATGTDFDLKQNVFRDDRRDVIASTRAALDYLQKLYGMFGDWHLALAAYNWGEGSVGRAIAKNQRAGLPTGYTDLNMPAETRYYVPKLQAVKNIVANPERFNADLPVIANHPYFQTVTLKRDLDVALAAKLADVKIEDFRALNPSAHKPVLLAAGTPEILLPWDNAAVFQRNFEAYAQGQYASWTAWTVPSTMTVADAAQRSGMSEADLRAINNVPPRMLIKAGSTLIVPRGARVQEDVQATVADTGHLSFQPEIVTRRTVVKAGRRDSVASIARRYRLSPASVAEWNDVKTSHVFQRGGTVVVYLPVRAASAARVGRGVAARSRHDSTVVVTSKRGGGVVKTSAAKTPAARSGSSSKIVREKRGGTPSKKKR; via the coding sequence ATGAAATTCATCCTTGCTGCCTGCCTTGCCGGCTCGCTGCTGCTCGCGGGCTGCGCGAGCACCACCGGCACGGGTTCCTCTGCCTCGCCCCCCCTCGACACCGCATCCACCGCATCCACCGCGTCGGGACCCGCCGCGGCTCCGGTCTATCCCGGCGGGGCGCTGACTCCCATCACCTCCGGCACCACCCGGTCGCGCTCCGTCGTCACGCTCGCCCCGCCGGCCGACATGTGGGACCGCATCCGCCGCGGCTTCAAGATGCCCGACCTCGACAACGAGCTGGTGCGCGACCGCGAACAGTGGTATGCGAGCCGGCCCGACTACATGCAGCGCATGACCGAGCGCTCGAGCCGCTACATCTTTCATATCGTCGAGGAGCTCGAGCGCCGCGACATGCCCACCGAACTGGCGCTGCTACCCTACATCGAGAGCGCGTTCAACCCGCAGGCGGTCTCCAGCGCCAAGGCCGCCGGCATGTGGCAGTTCATGCCCGCCACGGGCACCGACTTCGACCTCAAGCAGAACGTCTTCCGCGATGACCGCCGCGACGTCATCGCCTCCACGCGCGCGGCGCTCGACTACCTGCAGAAGCTCTACGGCATGTTCGGCGACTGGCACCTCGCGCTGGCCGCGTACAACTGGGGCGAAGGCAGCGTGGGCCGCGCCATCGCCAAGAACCAGCGCGCCGGCCTGCCCACGGGCTACACCGACCTCAACATGCCGGCCGAGACCCGGTACTACGTGCCCAAGTTGCAGGCGGTGAAGAACATCGTCGCCAATCCGGAGCGCTTCAACGCCGACCTGCCGGTCATCGCCAATCACCCCTACTTCCAGACGGTCACGCTCAAGCGCGACCTCGACGTCGCCCTCGCCGCCAAGCTGGCCGACGTGAAGATCGAGGACTTCCGCGCTCTCAATCCCTCCGCCCACAAGCCGGTGCTGCTGGCCGCGGGAACGCCCGAGATCCTGCTGCCCTGGGACAACGCCGCCGTGTTTCAGCGCAATTTCGAGGCCTACGCCCAAGGCCAATACGCGAGCTGGACCGCGTGGACCGTTCCCTCCACGATGACTGTCGCCGACGCCGCCCAGCGCTCGGGCATGAGCGAGGCCGACCTGCGCGCCATCAACAACGTGCCGCCGCGCATGCTGATCAAGGCCGGCTCGACGCTGATCGTGCCGCGCGGCGCACGCGTGCAGGAGGACGTGCAGGCCACCGTCGCCGACACCGGCCACCTGAGCTTCCAGCCCGAGATCGTGACCCGCCGCACCGTGGTCAAGGCGGGGCGCCGCGACAGCGTGGCGAGCATCGCCCGCCGCTACAGGCTCAGCCCTGCCAGCGTCGCCGAATGGAACGACGTCAAGACCAGCCATGTCTTCCAGCGCGGCGGAACGGTGGTGGTCTACCTGCCGGTGCGGGCCGCGAGCGCCGCGCGCGTCGGCCGGGGCGTCGCGGCGCGCAGCCGGCATGACAGCACGGTGGTGGTGACCAGCAAGCGCGGCGGCGGGGTCGTCAAGACCAGCGCCGCCAAGACGCCGGCAGCCCGATCGGGCTCGTCGAGCAAGATCGTGCGCGAGAAGCGCGGCGGCACGCCATCCAAGAAGAAGCGCTAG
- a CDS encoding ABC transporter permease, which produces MRLRPNEGNARGWQLALLVVLLVLWHLVSRDTQVAFFLGEPVKVAGRIWSWFLPIAIAPNALFPDGLSGRADIYLHLGVTLLETVLAFGIGTLLGLACGLWLALAPTASLILDPYIKAANSMPRVILAPIFALWFGLGIWSKVALAVTLVFFIVFFNVYQGVREVSPVVLANARMLGASRRQLLRTVYLPSATSWVFSSLHTSVGLAFVGAVVGEYLGSARGVGYLILQAEGTFDVNTVFAGIAVLTAFALLLDGLVGLIERRLMKWQPRSGETEKL; this is translated from the coding sequence ATGAGGCTGCGGCCGAACGAAGGCAACGCGCGCGGCTGGCAGCTCGCGCTGCTGGTCGTGCTGCTGGTGCTGTGGCATCTGGTGTCGCGCGACACGCAGGTGGCCTTCTTCCTCGGCGAGCCGGTCAAGGTGGCGGGCCGGATCTGGAGCTGGTTCCTGCCGATCGCCATCGCGCCGAACGCGCTCTTTCCCGACGGCCTTTCCGGCCGCGCCGACATCTACCTGCACCTCGGCGTGACGCTGCTCGAGACCGTGCTGGCCTTCGGCATCGGCACCCTTCTGGGGCTGGCCTGCGGGCTGTGGCTTGCGCTGGCGCCCACCGCCAGCCTGATCCTCGACCCCTACATCAAGGCCGCGAACTCGATGCCGCGGGTGATCCTGGCGCCCATCTTCGCGCTGTGGTTCGGCCTGGGCATCTGGAGCAAGGTGGCGCTGGCGGTCACGCTGGTGTTCTTCATCGTGTTCTTCAACGTCTACCAGGGCGTGCGCGAAGTGAGCCCGGTGGTGCTGGCCAATGCGCGCATGCTCGGCGCCAGCCGGCGGCAGCTGCTGCGCACGGTGTACCTGCCGAGCGCGACCAGCTGGGTGTTCTCCAGCCTGCACACCTCGGTGGGGCTGGCCTTCGTCGGCGCCGTGGTGGGCGAATACCTGGGCTCGGCGCGCGGCGTGGGCTACCTGATCCTGCAGGCCGAAGGCACCTTCGACGTCAACACGGTGTTCGCCGGCATCGCGGTGCTCACCGCCTTTGCGCTGTTGCTCGATGGCCTGGTGGGCCTCATCGAGCGGCGGCTCATGAAATGGCAGCCGAGGAGCGGGGAGACCGAGAAGCTTTGA
- a CDS encoding ABC transporter ATP-binding protein, whose protein sequence is MSADSEHALELLDISCTFRSKDERGQRYTAVAGTSLRVRAGEFVSVVGPTGCGKSTLLNVGAGLLAPSSGTVKVFGQPLSGINTRAGYMFQTEALMPWRSALGNVILGLQYRGMPDAQARALAEQWLARVGLAGFGDRYPHELSGGMRKRTALAQVLALDPDIILMDEPFSALDVQTRQLMENEVLDLWAAKRKAVLFITHDLDEAIAMSDRVVVLSAGPATHPIGEFVIDLARPRDVAEVRTHPRFVELHMQIWSVLRDEVLKGYAQQLKKAA, encoded by the coding sequence ATGTCCGCTGACTCCGAACACGCGCTCGAACTGCTCGACATCAGCTGCACCTTTCGCTCGAAGGACGAGCGCGGCCAGCGCTATACCGCGGTGGCTGGCACCTCGCTGCGCGTGCGCGCGGGCGAGTTCGTCTCGGTGGTCGGACCCACGGGCTGCGGCAAGTCGACGCTGCTCAACGTCGGCGCCGGCCTGCTCGCGCCGTCCTCGGGCACGGTGAAGGTCTTCGGCCAGCCGCTTTCGGGCATCAACACGCGCGCGGGCTACATGTTCCAGACCGAGGCGCTGATGCCGTGGCGGAGTGCGCTGGGCAACGTGATACTCGGCCTGCAGTACCGCGGCATGCCCGATGCGCAGGCGAGGGCGCTGGCCGAGCAGTGGCTGGCGCGCGTGGGGCTGGCGGGCTTCGGCGACCGCTATCCGCACGAGCTCTCGGGCGGCATGCGCAAGCGCACCGCGCTGGCCCAGGTGCTGGCGCTGGATCCGGACATCATCCTCATGGACGAGCCCTTCAGCGCGCTCGACGTGCAGACGCGGCAGCTGATGGAGAACGAGGTGCTCGACCTGTGGGCTGCCAAGAGAAAAGCGGTGCTCTTCATCACGCACGACCTCGACGAGGCCATCGCGATGAGCGACCGCGTGGTGGTGCTCTCGGCCGGCCCCGCCACGCATCCGATCGGTGAATTCGTCATCGACCTCGCGCGCCCGCGCGACGTGGCCGAGGTGCGCACGCACCCGCGCTTCGTCGAGCTGCACATGCAGATCTGGAGCGTGCTGCGTGACGAGGTGCTCAAGGGCTATGCGCAGCAATTGAAGAAGGCCGCCTGA
- a CDS encoding ABC transporter substrate-binding protein: MLHRRSFTIAATLGAASIAVPLWVRAQAKLEKPKISIAVGGKAAFYYLPLTISEQLGYFKAEGLDVEISDFAGGARALQAVVGGSADVCSGAYEHTINLQAKNQVFQAFVLQGRAPQIAIGVSTKNMAGYKGIADLKGRKIGVSAPGSSTNMVANLVLSRGGLKASDVSFIGVGVAAGALTALRSGQIDAISNTDPVMTMLEQKGDVKIISDTRTLKGTQEVFGGPMPAACLYAPAEFIQKHPNTCQALANAIVHGLKWLQTAGPGDIIKTVPETYLLGDRALYLASFDKVREAIATDGIVPAEGPKTALAAIASFDPAVKADKIDLAKTYTNDFARRAKDRFKA, encoded by the coding sequence ATGCTCCACCGCCGAAGCTTCACCATCGCCGCAACCTTGGGTGCCGCATCCATTGCCGTGCCGCTGTGGGTGCGCGCGCAGGCCAAGCTCGAAAAGCCGAAGATCTCCATTGCCGTCGGCGGCAAGGCGGCCTTCTATTACCTGCCGCTCACCATCTCCGAGCAGTTGGGCTACTTCAAGGCCGAGGGCCTCGACGTCGAGATTTCCGACTTCGCCGGCGGCGCGCGCGCGCTGCAGGCGGTGGTGGGCGGTTCGGCCGACGTGTGCTCGGGCGCCTACGAACACACCATCAACCTGCAGGCCAAGAACCAGGTCTTCCAGGCTTTCGTGCTGCAGGGCCGCGCGCCGCAGATCGCGATCGGCGTGTCGACCAAGAACATGGCGGGCTACAAGGGCATTGCCGATCTCAAGGGCAGGAAGATCGGCGTGTCGGCGCCGGGCTCGTCCACCAACATGGTGGCCAACCTGGTGCTCTCGCGCGGCGGGCTCAAGGCCAGCGACGTGAGCTTCATCGGCGTGGGCGTGGCGGCCGGCGCGCTGACGGCATTGCGCTCGGGCCAGATCGACGCCATCAGCAACACCGACCCGGTGATGACCATGCTCGAACAGAAGGGCGACGTGAAGATCATCAGCGACACGCGCACCCTGAAGGGCACGCAGGAGGTGTTCGGCGGCCCGATGCCGGCGGCCTGCCTGTACGCGCCGGCCGAGTTCATCCAGAAGCATCCCAACACCTGCCAGGCGCTGGCCAACGCGATCGTGCACGGCCTCAAGTGGCTGCAGACCGCGGGACCGGGCGACATCATCAAGACTGTGCCCGAGACCTACCTGCTCGGCGACCGCGCGCTCTACCTGGCCTCCTTCGACAAGGTGCGCGAGGCGATCGCGACCGACGGCATCGTGCCGGCGGAGGGGCCGAAGACCGCGCTGGCCGCCATCGCCAGCTTCGACCCGGCCGTGAAGGCCGACAAGATCGACCTGGCCAAGACCTACACCAACGACTTCGCGCGACGCGCGAAGGACCGATTCAAAGCCTGA
- a CDS encoding MAPEG family protein gives MRLPPLTLAYWCVLVAALLPYLAAYIAKIGSFRLRDNQAPRNWMERQAGWRARALAAQNNSFEGLPFFIGAVVIAHQLGAAQARLDMLAAAYVLLRIVYIALYIRGFGTARSTVWALAFALNIAILFIAGL, from the coding sequence ATGCGCCTGCCCCCATTGACGCTGGCCTACTGGTGCGTGCTGGTCGCGGCGCTCCTGCCCTATCTCGCGGCCTACATCGCGAAGATCGGCAGCTTCAGGCTGCGCGACAACCAGGCGCCGCGAAACTGGATGGAGCGCCAGGCCGGCTGGCGCGCTCGCGCGCTCGCCGCACAGAACAACAGCTTCGAGGGCCTTCCCTTTTTCATCGGCGCGGTGGTGATTGCGCACCAGCTCGGCGCGGCGCAGGCGCGGCTCGACATGCTGGCCGCGGCCTACGTGCTCCTGCGCATCGTCTACATCGCGCTCTACATCCGTGGCTTCGGCACCGCGCGCAGCACGGTCTGGGCGCTTGCGTTCGCGCTCAACATCGCGATCCTCTTCATCGCCGGCCTCTAG
- the recR gene encoding recombination mediator RecR: MADSSALDALIEALRRLPGVGVKSASRMAFHLLQHDREAMQRMARSLQEAAAQVRHCERCNTFTEAPVCSVCLDARRDATKLCVVETPADQAALERTGAFRGYYFVLMGKLSPLDGIGPKDIGLSKLFDRALDGTVSEVILATNFTAEGEATAHVIGEALRQRGLTVTRLARGVPAGSELEYVDLGTIAHALVDRR, translated from the coding sequence ATGGCGGATTCCAGCGCGCTCGATGCCCTGATCGAGGCCTTGCGCCGCCTGCCTGGCGTCGGCGTCAAGTCGGCCTCGCGCATGGCCTTCCACCTGCTGCAGCACGACCGCGAGGCCATGCAGCGGATGGCGCGCTCCTTGCAGGAGGCCGCCGCGCAGGTGCGGCATTGCGAGCGCTGCAACACCTTCACCGAGGCGCCGGTGTGCAGCGTCTGCCTCGACGCGCGTCGTGACGCCACCAAGCTGTGCGTGGTCGAGACGCCTGCAGACCAGGCTGCCCTGGAGCGCACCGGCGCATTCCGCGGCTACTACTTCGTGCTGATGGGCAAGCTGAGCCCGCTCGACGGCATCGGCCCCAAGGACATCGGCCTGTCGAAGCTGTTCGATCGCGCGCTCGACGGCACGGTGAGCGAGGTCATCCTCGCCACCAACTTCACTGCCGAAGGCGAGGCCACCGCGCACGTCATCGGCGAGGCGCTGCGTCAGCGCGGCCTCACCGTGACGCGGCTCGCGCGCGGCGTGCCGGCCGGCAGCGAGCTCGAGTACGTGGACCTCGGCACCATCGCGCACGCGCTGGTCGATCGACGATGA
- a CDS encoding YbaB/EbfC family nucleoid-associated protein, whose protein sequence is MFNKGQLAGLMKQAQAMQDNLKKAQEELATIEVEGESGAGLVKVVMTCKHDVKRITIDPSLLADDKDMLEDLVAAAFNAAVRKAEETSEQKMGKLTAGMPGLPPGMKLPF, encoded by the coding sequence ATGTTCAACAAAGGACAACTTGCCGGCCTCATGAAGCAGGCGCAGGCGATGCAGGACAACCTCAAGAAGGCGCAGGAAGAGCTGGCGACCATCGAGGTCGAGGGTGAATCCGGCGCCGGCCTGGTGAAGGTCGTGATGACCTGCAAGCACGACGTCAAGCGCATCACCATCGATCCCAGCCTGCTGGCCGACGACAAGGACATGCTGGAAGACCTGGTGGCCGCCGCCTTCAACGCCGCGGTGCGCAAGGCCGAGGAGACCAGCGAGCAGAAGATGGGCAAGCTGACCGCGGGCATGCCTGGCCTGCCGCCTGGCATGAAGCTCCCCTTCTAG
- the dnaX gene encoding DNA polymerase III subunit gamma/tau: MAYLVLARKHRPRTFSEMVGQEHVVQALENALTSQRLHHAYLFTGTRGVGKTTVSRILAKSLNCQGPDGQGGITAAPCGVCQACKDIDSGRFVDYTELDAASNRGVDEVQALLEQAVYKPVQGRFKVFMIDEVHMLTGHAFNAMLKTLEEPPEYLKFVLATTDPQKVPVTVLSRCLQFNLRPMAPETVLEHLTRVLQTETVPAEPHALRLIARAARGSMRDALSLTDQAIAFGNGELTEGGVRQMLGSVDRGHVFRLIEALAQGDGKTVVETAEGLRRDGLSAASTLEEMTAVLQAMAVLQAVPSRAEPGDTSDPDTAETARLAAAMPADETQLLYSLCLHGRGELGLAPDEYAALTMVLLRLLAFKPAAAAGVEKKTLNEAPAAVAERVQAPRPAVVAAPPGAAAQATPTASAASAVPAASGATRAAPPGHRLPVREEGRPAVAQTAPEATPSAAHVLAMQVRVQPPPGARDLARESAPAPIEPSEEGDFWYATVTQLVAAEAINALARELALQSQLVARDVDQWLLRVERESLNQAGSRDKLQVALATLGHGVKLAIEIGVVTDSPARRNKQAADARQREAEEAIRNDPEVQSMMRDWDARIVPGTLRPA, encoded by the coding sequence ATGGCCTATCTCGTTCTCGCTCGCAAGCACCGCCCCAGGACCTTCAGCGAGATGGTGGGCCAGGAGCATGTGGTGCAGGCGCTCGAGAACGCGCTCACGTCCCAGCGGCTGCACCATGCCTATCTCTTCACCGGCACGCGCGGCGTGGGCAAGACCACCGTTTCGCGCATCCTGGCCAAGTCGCTCAACTGCCAGGGGCCCGACGGGCAGGGCGGCATCACCGCCGCGCCCTGCGGCGTCTGCCAGGCCTGCAAGGACATCGATTCGGGCCGCTTCGTCGACTACACCGAGCTGGACGCGGCCTCGAACCGCGGCGTGGACGAGGTCCAGGCCCTGCTGGAGCAGGCGGTCTACAAGCCGGTGCAGGGGCGCTTCAAGGTCTTCATGATCGACGAGGTGCACATGCTCACCGGCCATGCCTTCAACGCGATGCTGAAGACGCTCGAGGAACCGCCGGAATACCTCAAGTTCGTGCTAGCCACCACCGATCCGCAGAAGGTGCCTGTGACGGTGCTGTCGCGCTGCCTGCAGTTCAACCTGCGCCCGATGGCGCCAGAGACGGTGCTCGAGCACCTCACCCGTGTGCTGCAGACCGAGACCGTGCCGGCCGAGCCGCATGCGCTGCGGCTGATCGCGCGCGCGGCCCGCGGCTCGATGCGCGATGCGCTGTCGCTGACCGACCAGGCCATTGCCTTCGGCAACGGCGAGCTGACGGAAGGCGGCGTGCGCCAGATGCTGGGCAGCGTGGACCGCGGCCACGTGTTCCGCCTGATCGAGGCGCTGGCGCAGGGCGACGGCAAGACGGTGGTCGAGACCGCCGAGGGGCTGCGCCGCGACGGCTTGTCGGCAGCCTCGACGCTCGAGGAAATGACGGCCGTGCTCCAGGCCATGGCCGTGTTGCAGGCGGTGCCCTCGCGCGCAGAGCCCGGCGATACGAGCGACCCCGATACAGCCGAGACCGCGCGCCTCGCGGCCGCGATGCCGGCCGACGAGACGCAGCTCCTCTACAGCCTGTGCCTCCACGGCCGCGGCGAACTAGGCCTGGCGCCCGACGAGTACGCGGCGCTCACCATGGTGCTTCTGCGCCTGCTGGCCTTCAAGCCCGCGGCTGCGGCCGGCGTGGAAAAAAAAACTCTGAATGAAGCCCCCGCGGCCGTGGCGGAGCGCGTGCAGGCGCCTCGGCCCGCGGTCGTGGCAGCCCCGCCTGGCGCGGCGGCTCAGGCAACACCCACCGCATCTGCCGCATCTGCGGTCCCTGCCGCTTCCGGCGCAACGCGTGCCGCGCCGCCCGGCCACCGCCTGCCGGTGCGCGAGGAGGGCCGCCCGGCGGTCGCCCAAACTGCGCCCGAAGCGACCCCCTCGGCTGCCCACGTGCTGGCCATGCAGGTGCGTGTGCAGCCGCCGCCCGGCGCGCGCGACCTCGCCCGCGAGAGCGCTCCGGCGCCCATCGAACCCAGCGAGGAGGGCGACTTCTGGTATGCGACCGTCACTCAGCTGGTGGCGGCCGAGGCGATCAACGCGCTGGCCCGCGAGCTCGCGCTGCAATCGCAGCTCGTGGCGCGCGACGTCGACCAGTGGCTGCTGCGCGTCGAGCGCGAGTCGCTCAACCAGGCGGGCAGCCGTGACAAACTGCAGGTGGCGCTGGCAACCCTGGGCCATGGCGTGAAGCTCGCCATCGAGATCGGCGTCGTGACCGACAGCCCGGCGCGCCGCAACAAGCAGGCGGCCGACGCGCGCCAGCGCGAGGCCGAGGAAGCGATTCGCAACGACCCCGAAGTGCAGTCCATGATGCGCGACTGGGACGCCAGGATCGTGCCGGGTACGCTGCGGCCTGCCTGA
- a CDS encoding M12 family metallopeptidase produces MPTAHPRTARAPAAGKAKAQPAGARRYCMQPVQAPRQFDNSVSAGRAAAILAASRKWVNGTQLNYYCYKRGDGVPAAWQGNNADTAVVEEAFEGWAKLGIGIGFRRVEAPEDAIVRIGFDPQDGSWSYVGRDVLSVRDPLQRTMNFGWPLNTDYGRDTALHEIGHTLGLEHEHQNPHAGITWNRQAVLDYFSGPPNHWQEPQIEWNILRKIPASEVKGTTWDPDSVMEYHFEPGLIDAPAQYREGLVPKGGLSYADKAWVVESYPGVRAPALGSLKVGLSQLLKIKAGETRNFEFVPPRTRTYNIGTFGTSDTVLVLFEVTPAGNVQIAGSDDSGSDLNARVSVRLQKGRHYLVGIRLYYADAAFETSLMAW; encoded by the coding sequence ATGCCCACTGCGCACCCCCGAACCGCGCGCGCGCCCGCGGCCGGCAAAGCCAAAGCCCAGCCGGCCGGCGCGCGTCGCTACTGCATGCAGCCCGTGCAGGCGCCGCGGCAATTCGACAACAGCGTCTCCGCCGGCCGCGCCGCCGCCATCCTGGCCGCGAGCAGGAAATGGGTGAACGGCACGCAGCTGAACTACTACTGCTACAAGCGCGGCGACGGCGTGCCGGCTGCCTGGCAGGGCAACAACGCGGATACGGCGGTGGTCGAGGAGGCCTTCGAGGGGTGGGCCAAGCTGGGCATCGGGATCGGCTTCCGCCGCGTCGAGGCGCCCGAGGATGCGATCGTTCGCATCGGCTTCGACCCGCAGGACGGCTCATGGTCCTACGTGGGCCGCGATGTGCTCAGCGTGCGCGACCCGCTGCAGCGGACGATGAATTTCGGCTGGCCGCTCAACACCGACTACGGCCGCGACACCGCGCTCCACGAGATCGGCCACACATTGGGCCTCGAGCACGAGCACCAGAACCCCCACGCCGGCATCACCTGGAACCGGCAGGCGGTGCTCGACTACTTCTCGGGTCCGCCCAACCATTGGCAGGAGCCGCAGATCGAGTGGAACATCCTGCGCAAGATCCCGGCCTCGGAGGTCAAGGGCACGACCTGGGACCCGGACTCGGTGATGGAGTACCACTTCGAGCCCGGGCTCATCGACGCGCCGGCGCAGTACCGGGAAGGGCTGGTACCCAAGGGCGGGCTCTCCTACGCCGACAAGGCCTGGGTGGTGGAGTCCTACCCCGGCGTGCGGGCGCCGGCGCTCGGCTCGCTCAAGGTCGGGTTGTCGCAGCTGCTCAAGATCAAGGCCGGCGAGACCCGCAATTTCGAGTTCGTGCCGCCGCGCACGCGGACCTACAACATCGGTACTTTCGGTACCTCGGACACGGTGCTGGTGCTGTTCGAGGTGACGCCCGCCGGCAATGTGCAGATCGCGGGCAGCGACGACAGCGGCAGCGACCTCAACGCCCGCGTGAGTGTGCGCCTGCAGAAGGGCCGCCACTACCTGGTGGGCATCCGCCTCTACTACGCCGACGCGGCCTTCGAGACATCGCTGATGGCCTGGTGA
- a CDS encoding TIGR03862 family flavoprotein: protein MSDGDVKIAVVGGGPAGLMAAEVLSAQGLAVHVYDAMPSVGRKFLLAGRGGLNLTHSEPLERFASRFGERRSQIEPLLQAFGPEALREWVHGLGIQTFVGSSGRVFPTDMKAAPLLRAWMHRLRERGVSFHMRHRWLGWSDAGAMPDELRFATPAGELALRPEATVLALGGASWPRLGSDGAWVPWLAAHGVEVAPLAPANCGFDIGWTPYFAERFAGMPFKSVALSFTDARDRRFARKGEFVATATGIEGSLVYAASSLLRDEIAAKGSATLWLDLLPDRSAEQVRAAVLHPRGARSVASHLKSRLGLDGIKTAVLHEVLTREEMHVPEKLAQTIKALPLRLVAPRPIDEAISSAGGVRFEALDAHLMSTAMPGVFCAGEMLDWEAPTGGYLLTASMASGVVAARGVLRRLGRGDPES from the coding sequence ATGAGCGACGGTGACGTGAAGATCGCCGTCGTCGGCGGGGGCCCGGCCGGACTGATGGCCGCCGAGGTGCTGAGCGCGCAAGGCCTGGCCGTGCATGTCTACGACGCCATGCCCTCCGTCGGGCGCAAGTTCCTGCTGGCGGGTCGCGGCGGCCTGAACCTCACGCATTCGGAGCCCTTGGAGCGCTTTGCCAGCCGCTTCGGCGAGCGCCGATCGCAGATCGAGCCGCTGCTGCAAGCCTTCGGGCCCGAAGCGCTGCGCGAATGGGTCCACGGCCTCGGCATCCAGACTTTCGTCGGCAGCTCGGGCCGCGTGTTTCCCACTGACATGAAGGCAGCACCGCTGTTGCGCGCCTGGATGCATCGGCTGCGCGAGCGCGGCGTGAGTTTCCACATGCGCCATCGCTGGCTCGGCTGGTCCGATGCGGGCGCGATGCCGGATGAGCTGCGCTTCGCCACGCCGGCCGGCGAGCTGGCGCTGAGGCCCGAGGCCACCGTGCTGGCGCTGGGCGGCGCCAGCTGGCCGCGGCTGGGCTCCGACGGTGCCTGGGTCCCCTGGCTGGCTGCGCACGGCGTGGAGGTGGCGCCGCTGGCGCCGGCCAACTGCGGCTTCGACATCGGCTGGACGCCGTACTTCGCCGAGCGCTTCGCCGGCATGCCCTTCAAGTCGGTGGCGCTCTCCTTCACCGATGCCCGGGACCGCCGCTTCGCGCGCAAGGGCGAGTTCGTCGCGACCGCGACCGGCATCGAAGGCAGCCTGGTCTATGCGGCGTCCTCGCTGCTGCGCGACGAGATCGCCGCGAAGGGCAGCGCTACGCTGTGGCTCGACCTGCTGCCGGACCGCAGCGCCGAGCAGGTGCGCGCTGCCGTGCTGCACCCGCGCGGGGCGCGCTCGGTGGCCAGCCACCTGAAAAGCCGGCTCGGCCTCGACGGCATCAAGACGGCGGTGCTGCACGAGGTGCTCACGCGCGAGGAGATGCATGTGCCCGAGAAGCTGGCCCAGACCATCAAGGCGCTGCCGCTGCGGCTGGTCGCGCCGCGGCCGATCGACGAGGCGATCAGCAGCGCCGGCGGTGTGCGCTTCGAGGCGCTCGACGCCCATCTGATGAGCACGGCGATGCCGGGCGTGTTCTGCGCCGGCGAGATGCTCGACTGGGAGGCGCCGACCGGCGGCTATCTGCTGACCGCCTCCATGGCCAGCGGCGTGGTCGCAGCGCGGGGCGTCCTGCGGCGGCTGGGCCGCGGCGATCCCGAATCATGA